One Pseudorhodoplanes sinuspersici DNA segment encodes these proteins:
- the acpS gene encoding holo-ACP synthase, translating to MILGLGSDLVNIRRIEKVLERHGDRFIQRIFTPIEQAKAERRATRIDTYAKRFAAKEACSKALGTGFRKGVFFRDMGVVNLPSGRPTMSLTGGALARLKDITPDGFEARIDISLTDEYPLAQAIVIISAVPLKPN from the coding sequence ATGATCCTCGGTCTCGGCTCAGATCTCGTCAATATCCGCCGCATCGAGAAGGTGCTGGAGCGGCACGGCGACCGGTTCATTCAGCGCATCTTCACCCCGATCGAGCAGGCTAAGGCCGAACGGCGTGCGACAAGGATCGATACCTATGCCAAGCGGTTTGCCGCAAAGGAGGCATGCTCAAAGGCGCTGGGGACCGGTTTTCGAAAAGGGGTCTTCTTTCGCGACATGGGCGTCGTGAATTTGCCGTCAGGGCGCCCCACCATGTCGCTGACAGGTGGTGCGCTGGCGCGGCTGAAGGACATCACCCCGGACGGCTTCGAAGCCCGGATCGATATCAGTCTGACGGACGAATATCCGCTGGCGCAGGCCATCGTGATCATCTCGGCGGTCCCGCTCAAACCGAACTGA
- a CDS encoding pyridoxine 5'-phosphate synthase, with protein sequence MDDEKRIVSQAPYLRLGVNIDHVATIRNARGGRHPDPVRAAKLAVAAGADGITAHLREDRRHIRDEDIARLKAEIDKPLNFEMAATEDMIAIAVRTRPHAACLVPERRAERTTEGGLDAAGQKNVIGSAVKTLSDAGIRVSLFIAADQRQIEAAHAAGAPVIELHTGSWCEALLEGDADVATKEFERLAKSAAFAKSLGLEVHAGHGLDYASAETIAALPEIVELNIGHFLIGEAVFVGLDNAIGTMRGAMDRGRGA encoded by the coding sequence ATGGATGACGAGAAACGGATCGTGTCGCAAGCACCTTACCTTCGCCTCGGCGTGAATATCGATCACGTCGCAACCATCCGCAACGCCCGTGGCGGGCGGCATCCCGATCCGGTGCGTGCGGCAAAGCTTGCGGTGGCGGCCGGAGCCGATGGCATCACGGCGCATCTGCGCGAAGACCGCAGGCATATCCGCGATGAGGATATCGCGCGGCTGAAAGCCGAAATCGACAAGCCGCTGAATTTCGAAATGGCCGCGACCGAGGACATGATCGCTATTGCCGTGCGCACACGACCGCACGCAGCCTGCCTTGTGCCGGAACGCCGCGCCGAACGCACGACCGAAGGCGGACTGGATGCCGCCGGCCAGAAGAACGTCATTGGCAGTGCAGTAAAAACGCTGTCCGATGCCGGCATCCGCGTGTCGTTGTTCATCGCCGCGGACCAACGCCAGATCGAAGCCGCTCATGCCGCCGGCGCGCCGGTCATCGAACTGCATACCGGTTCCTGGTGTGAAGCGTTGCTGGAAGGCGATGCAGATGTGGCGACAAAGGAATTCGAACGGCTGGCGAAGTCAGCCGCGTTCGCCAAAAGTCTTGGCCTCGAAGTGCATGCTGGCCACGGGCTCGATTATGCGAGCGCCGAAACCATCGCGGCTCTACCCGAAATCGTCGAACTCAACATTGGGCATTTCCTGATCGGCGAGGCTGTTTTTGTCGGTCTGGACAATGCGATCGGAACCATGCGTGGTGCGATGGACCGCGGACGCGGAGCATGA
- the era gene encoding GTPase Era, with amino-acid sequence MSESNEHSTPETQTRCGFVALIGAPNAGKSTLINALVESKVSIVSHKVQTTRMPVRGIAIEGASQLIFIDTPGIFAPKRRLDRAMVTSAWSGAHDADLTGLLIDARKGLDAENEAIVSKLPDVSGKKFLLLNKVDVVDKPALLALATALNERAKFETTFMISALTGDGVADVRTWLAGQVPLGPWHYPEDQISDAPMRQLAAEITREKLFHRLHQELPYQSTVETELWKEMKDGSVRIEQTIYVERDSQKKIVIGKGGQTLKSIGADARKEISSIIEGPVHLFLFVKVREGWGDDPERYREMGLEFPRGDT; translated from the coding sequence ATGTCTGAGTCCAACGAACATTCAACCCCGGAAACGCAAACGCGCTGCGGCTTCGTCGCGCTGATCGGGGCCCCCAATGCCGGCAAGTCGACGCTGATCAACGCGCTGGTCGAAAGCAAGGTCTCGATCGTCAGCCACAAGGTGCAGACGACGCGCATGCCGGTGCGCGGAATCGCCATCGAAGGCGCATCGCAACTGATCTTCATCGATACGCCGGGCATTTTCGCGCCGAAGCGCCGGCTCGATCGCGCGATGGTCACCAGCGCCTGGTCGGGTGCGCATGACGCTGATCTGACCGGGTTGCTGATTGACGCGCGCAAGGGACTCGATGCTGAAAACGAAGCGATCGTGTCCAAGCTGCCGGATGTGTCTGGCAAGAAATTTTTGCTGTTGAACAAGGTCGATGTGGTCGACAAACCGGCGTTGCTGGCGCTCGCAACTGCGCTGAACGAACGCGCAAAATTTGAGACCACTTTCATGATCTCGGCGTTGACCGGCGACGGCGTCGCTGATGTGCGGACCTGGCTTGCCGGGCAAGTGCCGCTCGGGCCATGGCATTATCCGGAAGACCAGATCTCGGATGCGCCGATGCGCCAGCTTGCGGCGGAAATCACCCGTGAGAAGCTGTTCCATCGCCTGCACCAGGAGCTGCCGTATCAATCGACGGTCGAAACCGAACTCTGGAAAGAGATGAAGGACGGCTCGGTACGCATCGAGCAGACGATCTATGTCGAGCGCGACAGCCAGAAGAAGATCGTCATCGGCAAGGGCGGGCAGACACTGAAATCGATCGGCGCCGATGCCCGCAAGGAAATATCAAGCATTATCGAAGGCCCGGTGCACCTGTTCCTGTTCGTCAAAGTCCGCGAAGGCTGGGGGGATGATCCCGAGCGATATCGCGAAATGGGCCTGGAGTTCCCGAGAGGGGACACCTGA
- the lepB gene encoding signal peptidase I, translating to MSVTSTKRKEGGFGETVRVIVHALIIALVIRTFLFQPFNIPSGSMKETLLVGDYLFVSKYSYGYSQYSFPLSPPLFNGRIFGSPPDRGDVVVFRLPKDDSTDYIKRVIGLPGDRIQMINGLLHINGEPVKRERIDDFIETEESDRAIRVKRWRETLPNGVSYTTLDLQDNGFYDNTQEYVVPADHYFMMGDNRDNSTDSRVLSQVGYVPFSHLIGRAQIIFFSVREGDRAWQVWLWPWSVRWDRIFKIVR from the coding sequence ATGAGCGTGACCAGCACCAAGCGGAAGGAAGGCGGATTCGGTGAAACCGTCCGCGTCATTGTCCATGCGCTCATCATCGCCCTGGTGATCCGCACATTCCTGTTCCAGCCCTTCAACATCCCCTCCGGGTCAATGAAGGAGACATTGCTGGTCGGCGATTACCTGTTCGTGTCGAAATATTCCTACGGCTACAGCCAATATTCATTCCCGCTATCGCCGCCGCTGTTCAACGGCCGCATTTTCGGATCGCCCCCGGACCGGGGTGATGTGGTCGTTTTTCGTCTGCCGAAGGACGACTCGACCGACTACATTAAGCGCGTGATCGGTCTGCCGGGCGACCGCATCCAGATGATCAACGGTCTTCTGCATATCAATGGCGAGCCGGTGAAGCGCGAGCGGATCGACGATTTCATCGAGACCGAGGAATCGGATCGTGCGATTCGTGTGAAGCGCTGGCGCGAGACCTTGCCGAACGGGGTCAGCTACACGACGCTCGATCTGCAGGACAACGGCTTCTACGACAACACGCAGGAATATGTCGTACCTGCCGACCATTATTTTATGATGGGCGACAATCGCGATAACTCGACCGATAGCCGCGTGCTCAGTCAGGTCGGTTACGTGCCGTTCAGCCACCTGATCGGCCGCGCACAGATCATCTTTTTCTCGGTCCGTGAAGGCGATCGGGCATGGCAAGTCTGGCTGTGGCCGTGGAGCGTGCGCTGGGACCGCATTTTCAAGATCGTCCGATGA
- the rnc gene encoding ribonuclease III, giving the protein MASLAVAVERALGPHFQDRPMSRAADDTPPKLPARARRAAGAVKQKAAVSVDAGDAPRKVKRKAKPKASALETTIGYRFGDQALLESALTHISALKGQGRIGSYQRLEFLGDHVLGLAVSEMLFEAFPKAEEGELSRRLADLVRRESCAEVARSIDLGASLRLGASEIRAGGRTRIAILADVCESLIGAVFLDGGYKAAKALVVRYWSDRMLKPARPLRDPKTVLQEWAQARGLPTPTYREVERTGPHHDPVFKVAVQLPQREPAEGKGRSKRAAEQAAAEAMLKREGVRTDV; this is encoded by the coding sequence ATGGCAAGTCTGGCTGTGGCCGTGGAGCGTGCGCTGGGACCGCATTTTCAAGATCGTCCGATGAGCCGCGCGGCGGATGATACTCCGCCCAAGTTACCGGCGCGCGCACGCCGTGCCGCCGGTGCGGTCAAGCAGAAAGCGGCTGTCTCAGTCGATGCCGGGGACGCGCCGCGCAAGGTCAAACGCAAGGCAAAGCCCAAAGCGTCCGCGCTCGAAACCACGATCGGTTATCGGTTCGGCGATCAGGCATTGCTTGAGAGCGCGCTGACGCACATCTCGGCCTTGAAAGGTCAGGGGCGTATCGGCAGCTACCAACGACTTGAATTTCTCGGCGACCATGTTCTGGGTCTTGCGGTATCGGAAATGCTTTTCGAAGCGTTTCCGAAGGCGGAGGAAGGCGAGCTCTCGCGCCGTCTGGCCGATCTGGTGCGCAGGGAAAGCTGCGCCGAGGTCGCCCGCAGCATCGATCTTGGCGCCTCGCTGCGGCTCGGCGCCTCGGAAATCCGTGCTGGCGGCCGCACCCGGATTGCAATCCTGGCCGATGTCTGCGAGTCGCTGATCGGGGCGGTGTTCCTCGATGGCGGCTACAAGGCTGCAAAAGCGCTTGTCGTGCGTTACTGGTCAGACCGGATGCTGAAACCGGCGCGGCCGCTGCGCGATCCAAAAACCGTGTTGCAGGAATGGGCGCAGGCGCGGGGGCTGCCGACCCCGACCTATCGCGAAGTGGAGCGCACCGGCCCGCACCACGATCCAGTCTTCAAGGTGGCCGTGCAGTTGCCGCAGCGCGAGCCGGCGGAGGGCAAGGGCCGCTCCAAACGCGCAGCCGAACAGGCTGCGGCCGAGGCGATGCTGAAACGCGAAGGTGTGCGGACTGATGTCTGA